In Pelodiscus sinensis isolate JC-2024 chromosome 2, ASM4963464v1, whole genome shotgun sequence, the following proteins share a genomic window:
- the ASXL3 gene encoding putative Polycomb group protein ASXL3 isoform X5: MMTFFQNEDSARVCPKQISEEASSNRDSSLTNTTVQSKLVSSFQQHTKKALKQALRQQQKRRNGVSMMVNKTVPRVVLTPLKVSDEQSDSPSGSESKNGEADSSDKEMKHGQKSPTGKQTSQHLKRLKKSGLGHLKWTKAEDIDIETPGSILVNTNLRALINKHTFASLPQHFQQYLLLLLPEVDRQMGSDGVLRLSSSALNNEFFAYAAQGWKQRLAEGEFTPEMQLRIRQEIEKEKKTEPWKERFFERFYGEKLGMSREESMKLTAVQNSDEDENSLLCGASDMPGPSKQTTFEDHEQKSMKIAPLPEKDFCQSLCKVEQVPVKDLMGESDSEDILVPDESVIQEEIAEEVETSICECQEENHKTEHEFSEEPVSPPGASEDVEAVPLVDNSASCVVMNDAIDTLSHIEIKVELKSECPQEDMSVVIDHLEDGLSPAQSASPTNSVSDTAEKDSESTKELSAPETHKSALQGSLFTHGGIAVDMELQSDPDEQLSENACISETSFSSESPEGPCISIASPGGDTQSTSEEPCTPASLETACSSEASSGENIEADSQQKTIEESLHTPLMSEISPVSTSPVISEASLTSNLPLTSEASPASNLPLTSETSPMSDLPLTSETSSVSSVLLASETSAATSLPFLSETSPISNSPQSERLTLQQRKSPCLCEESLSPLKEETSAIPKASPEENLVVQEKQIQSITETMKLGPLAIIPESSILEEPQSKNLTHQSCRSHTETEKSYIASISELSSPEVIKIKNHSVPQRAEKKGVLSPLEASVVSEGIVGKSSELLPVKPHDKLYTSSVEKTSFLEVCRSKSHKQQSNAQIRLESSHSSKLLETTKSPEVRIENRDSEVPKRKTAEQHSFGICKEKRARIEDDQSNRNTALTSPSEKEQPPREEPRVPPLKIQLSKIGPPFIIKSQPVLKPEPRVSPSTSVSSGRNTGARTLADIKARAQQARAQREAAAAAAVAAAASIVSGAMGSPCEGGKTRTLAHIKEQTKAKLFAKHQARAHLLQTCKEAKSQLSAKEGPSSLETSTPSDTKIEVSTGVIIVNPNCRSPSNKSAHLRETNTLLQQSLNTATLPETATDISVHSSDENIPMPHLCEKSISSTSTENNNVPMLYSKHSVPVSACSTAMSGTIQDLPFASSVDKSSVLMSIDSTNTTISACSVNMLKSTPGVDTQCIAIVPKCIDNTIVPASIDSTVLSNSNDEKRLPISSSSANNAVSSQYTTVPTSSIASTLPNHLPGSSVLIPPVGTTSRFSSDKIAITGCNEQSTVSINTTVRAALSCSDAAAVVDSVTRPPISMFTGNMVTVSSYDNATKLSADNLEKSSGPRNRIDLSCKSQPVSFTQTAMNRSIPCKVIVDHTTTLNSNLSLAASIENAENSIDLQSRLVRAETALQNVACPQVSVISRPEIVNNESLEHSASFITVTSKQEGKTLQSACSALQEVPLTPQDKLIEAVAPSQSFVEQLRGPATFKSEADAACVNHYNTNNRICWHDEEAMHTDQPVVSHLNPNKHKEYTEQTCLKNVKTEPSSYTQISELQSRNLITSIAVPVKSETSESDKCFRMDTEDFTGPEMPSQTAEIATSAQPTQTSKTSVTDSMEDTLSLTTETLKRVTSAGSSSCRLSSVEANNPLVTQLLQGNLPLEKVLPQPRSGAKLEINRLPLPLQTTSVCKTSASERSMVENPSSSPNADSKGFTAGNIVPLQIRKRENHPKKRMARTVGEHTQMKCEPGKLAMDTDVKVAPCVISSNANPLGHGQPFKQEWLSKHAVQNRIAHSPEIKQQKRPLPSCSFQQNLFHVDKNGSFHAEASTSHRQHFYQMAMAARGPIPTAALLQTPSKVPSGCNAFAFSRHLEQKSLGEVNISTAAHQLRLGSVFSPNIQVKEGDDIASASQTLQNKTLVHPPPPPIPNTEVPSDQKQPTVTMETIKRLSWPQPAGICSNIKSEPISFEEGLSNSCELGIKQASYDQNEVKEQLKAFALKNADFSSYLLSEPQKPFTQLTAQKIQTQHPQQQQQLCGNYPTIHFGSTSFKRAASAIEKSIGILGSGSNAAATGLSNQNIQIPVQKFADSSSADELELKCSCRLKAMIVCKGCGAFCHDDCIGPSKLCVACLVVR; encoded by the exons ATGGGAAGTGATGGAGTTTTGCGCCTCAGTAGTTCCGCTCTAaataatgaattctttgcatatGCAGCACAAGGGTGGAAACAACGATTGGCAGAAG GAGAGTTTACTCCAGAAATGCAGTTGCGCATCAGACAAGAGattgaaaaggaaaagaaaacagaacCTTGGAAGGAAAGATTCTTTGAAAGATTTTATGGTGAAAA GTTGGGAATGTCCCGAGAAGAATCTATGAAGCTTACTGCCGTACAGAATAGTGATGAAGATGAGAATAGTTTACTGTGTGGGGCTTCTGACATGCCTGGTCCTTCTAAACAAACAACTTTTGAAGACCATGAACAAAAAAGCATGAAAATTGCACCTCTTCCTGAAAAAGATTTCTGCCAGTCTCTTTGTAAAGTGGAACAGGTTCCAGTCAAAGATTTAATGGGGGAATCAGATTCTGAGGATATCTTGGTGCCTGATGAATCTGTAATTCAGGAAGAGATTGCTGAGGAAGTTGAGACAAGTATCTGTGAATGCCAAGAGGAGAACCATAAAACAGAACATGAGTTTTCTGAGGAGCCAGTGAGCCCACCTGGTGCTAGCGAAGATGTGGAAGCAGTGCCCCTTGTAGATAACTCTGCATCCTGTGTGGTGATGAATGATGCAATTGATACTTTGTCTCATATTGAAATTAAAGTGGAGTTGAAGTCAGAATGTCCTCAGGAAGACATGTCAGTTGTAATTGATCATCTGGAGGATGGTTTATCACCTGCGCAGTCTGCCTCACCTACAAACTCTGTCAGTGATACAGCAGAGAAGGATTCTGAGTCTACAAAAGAGCTAAGTGCTCCAGAAACACACAAATCTGCTCTACAAGGCTCATTGTTCACTCACGGAGGCATTGCTGTGGATATGGAGCTACAGAGTGACCCTGATGAACAGTTATCTGAAAATGCTTGTATTTCTGAAACTTCCTTTTCCTCTGAAAGCCCAGAGGGACCTTGTATCAGtattgcctctccaggaggtGACACACAATCCACTTCAGAGGAACCTTGTACTCCAGCGTCTCTTGAAACGGCCTGTTCATCTGAGGCATCCAGTGGTGAAAATATTGAAGCTGATAGCCAGCAAAAGACTATTGAGGAAAGCCTTCACACACCTTTAATGTCAGAAATATCTCCAGTGTCCACTTCACCTGTAATCTCAGAAGCTTCTCTGACTTCAAACTTACCTTTGACGTCAGAGGCCTCACCAGCTTCTAATTTACCTTTAACATCAGAAACCTCTCCAATGTCTGATTTACCTTTAACATCAGAAACCTCTTCTGTGTCTTCTGTACTTCTTGCTTCTGAAACATCTGCGGCAACCAGTTTACCTTTTCTGTCAGAAACATCTCCAATTTCTAATTCACCACAGAGTGAAAGACTTACTCTGCAACAAAGGAAATCACCATGTTTATGTGAAGAATCCCTTTCCCCTTTAAAAGAAGAAACTTCAGCCATTCCTAAGGCATCTCCAGAGGAAAATCTTGTTGTGCAAGAGAAACAGATTCAGAGTATAACTGAAACTATGAAATTGGGTCCACTAGCAATTATACCTGAAAGTTCAATATTGGAAGAACCCCAAAGCAAAAATCTTACTCATCAGTCATGCAGGTCGCACACTGAAACTGAGAAATCTTATATTGCTTCCATTTCAGAGCTCTCTTCTCCAGAAGTGATCAAAATTAAAAATCACAGTGTTCCGCAAAGAGCTGAAAAGAAAGGTGTGCTCTCACCATTAGAGGCATCTGTCGTATCAGAAGGCATAGTGGGGAAAAGCTCTGAACTCCTTCCAGTTAAACCGCATGATAAACTATATACCTCATCTGTAGAAAAGACTTCATTCTTAGAAGTGTGCAGAAGTAAGTCTCACAAACAACAAAGCAATGCCCAGATCCGGCTGGAAAGTTCCCATTCTTCTAAGTTATTAGAAACCACAAAATCACCTGAAGTAAGGATTGAAAATAGAGATTCAGAAGTCCCAAAGAGGAAGACTGCGGAGCAGCACAGTTTTGGAATCTGTAAAGAGAAGAGAGCTAGAATAGAGGATGATCAGTCTAATCGTAATACTGCATTGACAAGTCCATCTGAGAAAGAGCAGCCACCTAGAGAAGAGCCCCGAGTCCCACCTCTCAAG atTCAACTTTCAAAAATTGGGCCACCTTTTATCATCAAGAGTCAGCCTGTTTTGAAACCAGAACCCAGGGTTTCCCCAAGTACATCAGTCAGCAGCGGGAGGAACACTGGGGCTAGAACTCTTGCTGATATCAAGGCGAGAGCTCAACAAGCTAGAgcccagagagaggctgcagccgcagctgctgtggcagcagctgcAAGCATAGTCTCCGGAGCAATGGGAAGTCCCTGTGAAGGTGGGAAGACAAGGACACTGGCACACATCAAGGAGCAAACAAAGGCCAAACTCTTTGCAAAGCATCAAGCCCGAGCACATTTACTCCAGACTTGTAAAGAAGCAAAGTCCCAGCTCAGTGCAAAGGAAGGTCCTTCATCTTTAGAGACCTCAACTCCTTCTGACACAAAGATTGAAGTTTCTACTGGTGTCATCATAGTTAATCCTAACTGCAGGTCTCCTAGCAACAAGTCTGCTCACCTCCGTGAAACTAACACTTTATTGCAGCAGTCACTGAACACAGCTACGTTGCCAGAAACTGCAACAGACATATCTGTGCACAGTTCTGATGAAAACATACCTATGCCACATTTGTGTGAGAAAAGTATCTCATCTACCTCCACTGAAAATAACAATGTGCCAATGCTTTATAGCAAACATTCAGTTCCTGTGTCTGCTTGCAGCACTGCTATGTCAGGAACAATTCAAGACCTCCCCTTTGCAAGTTCTGTTGATAAATCCTCTGTTTTAATGTCCATTGACAGTACAAACACAACCATTTCggcttgcagtgtaaacatgctgAAATCCACCCCAGGGGTTGATACCCAATGCATAGCCATTGTACCAAAATGTATTGATAACACTATTGTTCCAGCCTCTATAGACAGCACAGTCTTGTCAAATTCCAATGATGAGAAAAGGTTGCCAATATCAAGTAGCAGTGCTAATAATGCAGTCTCCAGTCAATATACCACTGTGCCAACTTCATCCATTGCAAGTACTTTGCCAAATCATCTTCCAGGTAGCTCTGTACTGATTCCCCCGGTGGGGACTACTTCTAGATTTTCTTCTGATAAGATAGCCATAACTGGATGCAATGAGCAAAGTACTGTATCCATTAACACTACAGTTAGAGCAGCTTTGAGCTGCAGTGATGCAGCTGCAGTAGTAGACTCTGTTACAAGGCCACCCATTTCAATGTTTACTGGTAATATGGTGACAGTAAGTTCTTACGACAACGCTACTAAATTAAGCGCTGACAACTTAGAAAAAAGTTCTGGACCACGAAACCGAATAGATCTGTCCTGTAAATCTCAACCAGTGAGCTTTACACAAACAGCCATGAATAGGTCTATACCTTGTAAAGTCATTGTTGATCACACTACAACATTAAATTCCAATTTGTCACTGGCTGCTTCCattgaaaatgcagaaaacagCATAGATCTGCAGAGCAGACTTGTGAGGGCAGAAACTGCCTTACAAAATGTAGCATGTCCTCAAGTGTCTGTAATAAGCAGGCCCGAAATAGTCAATAATGAAAGCCTTGAGCACAGTGCTAGCTTCATAACTGTTACATCAAAGCAAGAGGGCAAAACCTTGCAATCAGCTTGTTCAGCTCTTCAAGAAGTGCCTCTTACTCCTCAAGATAAACTAATTGAGGCTGTTGCCCCCAGCCAAAGTTTTGTGGAGCAGTTACGAGGTCCTGCCACCTTTAAAAGTGAAGCAGATGCTGCCTGTGTCAATCATTATAATACTAATAACAGAATTTGTTGGCATGATGAAGAGGCAATGCATACTGACCAGCCAGTGGTCAGCCATCTCAACCCAAATAAGCATAAAGAATACACAGAGCAGACctgtttaaaaaatgtcaaaacagAACCTTCAAGTTACACGCAAATCTCAGAGTTGCAGTCAAGAAATCTCATTACAAGCATTGCTGTTCCTGTTAAATCGGAAACTAGCGAATCTGACAAGTGCTTTAgaatggacactgaagattttaCGGGACCTGAAATGCCTAGCCAGACTGCAGAAATAGCCACAAGTGCACAGCCAACACAGACCTCCAAGACATCTGTTACAGATTCAATGGAGGACACTTTGTCATTGACAACGGAAACCCTAAAAAGAGTTACAAGTGCTGGAAGCTCTAGCTGTCGTTTGTCATCAGTTGAGGCCAATAATCCTCTAGTGACACAGTTACTGCAAGGCAACCTGCCTTTGGAAAAAGTGCTGCCGCAGCCCAGATCCGGAGCCAAACTAGAAATTAACAGGCTTCCCTTGCCTTTGCAAACTACCTCAGTGTGTAAAACATCAGCATCTGAGAGAAGTATGGTTGAAAATCCTTCCAGCTCACCCAATGCAGATAGTAAAGGATTTACAGCAGGCAACATTGTCCCACTGCAAATTAGAAAGCGGGAAAACCATCCAAAAAAGAGGATGGCCAGGACTGTGGGTGAGCACACTCAAATGAAATGTGAGCCTGGGAAGCTAGCAATGGACACAGATGTTAAAGTGGCTCCCTGTGTAATCAGTTCCAACGCGAATCCGTTAGGGCACGGTCAGCCATTTAAACAAGAGTGGCTGAGCAAACACGCAGTTCAAAACAGAATTGCTCACAGTCCAGAGATCAAGCAGCAGAAGAGGCCACTGCCTTCTTGCAGTTTCCAACAGAATTTATTTCATGTTGACAAAAATGGCAGTTTTCATGCAGAAGCTAGTACCTCACACAGACAGCATTTTTACCAAATGGCCATGGCTGCAAGAGGTCCCATTCCAACAGCAGCTTTGTTGCAAACTCCTTCAAAAGTCCCATCTGGCTGCAATGCATTTGCTTTCAGTAGGCACTTGGAGCAGAAGAGTTTGGGAGAGGTCAATATTTCTACAGCAGCTCACCAGCTGAGGCTAGGAAGTGTTTTTTCGCCTAATATTCAAGTTAAGGAAGGTGATGACATTGCTAGTGCCTCACAAACTCTACAGAATAAAACATTagtgcatcctcctcctccccctattCCAAACACAGAAGTCCCATCTGATCAAAAACAACCAACAGTCACTATGGAAACAATTAAAAGACTTAGTTGGCCTCAGCCAGCAGGCATCTGTAGCAATATAAAATCTGAACCTATTTCTTTTGAGGAAGGTTTAAGCAACAGCTGTGAACTGGGCATAAAACAAGCTTCCTACGATCAGaatgaagtaaaagaacagttaaaagcatttgcattaAAAAATGCAGATTTCTCTTCCTATTTGCTTTCTGAGCCACAGAAGCCTTTTACCCAATTAACAGCTCAGAAAATACAAACACAGCAcccgcagcagcagcaacagctctgTGGAAATTACCCCACTATACACTTTGGTAGCACAAGCTTCAAAAGGGCAGCCTCTGCCATTGAAAAATCCATTGGAATTTTGGGAAGTGGCTCAAATGCTGCTGCCACAGGTCTGTCGAATCAGAACATTCAGATTCCGGTTCAGAAATTTGCTgacagcagcagtgcagatgAACTGGAACTGAAATGCTCTTGCAGGCTGAAAGCCATGATAGTGTGCAAAGGCTGTGGAGCCTTCTGCCACGATGACTGCATAGGCCCTTCAAAACTGTGTGTAGCTTGTTTGGTTGTACGGTAG